In Ursus arctos isolate Adak ecotype North America unplaced genomic scaffold, UrsArc2.0 scaffold_2, whole genome shotgun sequence, the genomic stretch AGATATTTAAACCAAATTATAAATAGCTATCTGAAAAATTGCTAATcataaacaaaaaaccaaacttcATAGGAATTCgttttttttctggctttaatgttcttttaaatgtttttttaaaacacaaatggaTTTTTCTACAAATCCACATAATTCCATCCTGAAGGAAATTTAATTAATGTAACCTTATTAAAGAGCAGAGCATATGACTATAAagacctgaatttttttttttttttaaatatacggGGTACTAAAAATTCCTTCCAGTTCtcacaaatttaaaaacctttaaaatactttctaaaaacaatgtattttctTTCGAGTCAAATCCGGTAAGCTAGATGACAGAGTTAGCTTTTATTCACAAATGTAGTAAAACAGGAGGGGCTAAATGTTTTGCAGAAACTCAAATTTCTACAAAGGACAAGTATTAGTGATGTATGTTGGTAATGTTGGGAGAATAAATATGTCACTTAATAcacacaattttaagaaaaaaagatgcccCGAATGGAAATGTCATCTCTTCACTGCTTGAGAAACAAGAGGATCTTCTATGTTAGTACTACTCCCCTTCTCCGTTCTTAGGTGGTCATCTGAAATGAACAGAAACCAAAGTCAATACTTACCCCAAGTCAAAGTAGGGAGTGTACAGACATGTCTACATGTATTTTTGGATGTTACGTACTACATATCGTTATGAGTTCTTTAGGTGGCTTAGGACAATGAAATAAACtcaccatttaaaaaacattatggaagaaatcagaaaaatttaGTACTAGAAACTCACTGTCAAGTGTTTTTAGGGGAATAGAGAGCACCGTGGAGCAAACCCACGTGTAAGGAGCAGTTACAAACTTCTCTTACATGGTATGTAAAGAATGGAATCTGAGAAAAAGGACAGGGTGTTCATTAGCATTTTGAGGGATGCCAAAGTTCAAAAATACCACCTTCAAAtagaaacactacatcaaaaactactgaTGTACTGTCTGGTGatgaacataacataaaaaaaaaaaaaagaaaaaaaaaaaaaaagaaatgcctcttAGCAGCACCCTCTTGTGGCAAGAAAAAAACCAGCAGAGTTTACATTTTCCTACCCACAacagaaaatattcaagaaattgtAGAAAATGTTCTTTTACCGAAGACACAACAATAAAGCTCCATGAGAGTTCAGAAGAACCTAGAGCCCCTGTGCCCACACCCTGTGCTCTGGCGATAGAAGGGGTCCTAGTCACTTCTGCTGAATTTTTGTCATGGGGAGAAAGGGGTAGAGGGTAGAAGTGCCCTGTATGAAAAGAACCTGAAGAGATTTAATAGCCAAATGCAACAAAAATGCAAGGCAAAGACTAAATTCTGAGAAATTGTGAGAAACTGAAAACATTCCCTAGACAGTTTTATGCTGGAAAAAcccatttttatgattttgacgacagtttgagaaaaagaatacaaatatagACAGTTGTTAGAAACACGTAATTTTAGCACCAAAAACACATCCTGGATGTTCTAATTCTAAAGACAACCTGATTCTACACGCAGGCCTTCTAGAGCCCGTCAGGTGATCATCCTCATAAAGACTGGAGACTGTAAGTCTGGACCACGGATCACCATCTCCCTCATTTTTAGGCAGCTTTGCTGGACAGAACAAAATTAACAATATCCTGAGGCCACAGACAGTTTAGGTTTTCTAGAAAAGCATTACTAAGAAGTACGTGATTCATGCACTTCACAGATGTGCAGTAAAGTTGCACCGCTGATGGTCTTCTGTTATAACATATCTGGTCTTTTACTTACAGCAAGAACCTACAGTGGCTCCACTAGCTCGAGCGCCGACATCAGCAGCCCTAACGAACTGGTTACCATCCCAGAGGCAAGTGTGTCGACACAATAAACCCTGTTCATTTTGCCAGCTCTTTGGGAGCCGTGATAAAAGGGCTTTCGTGTTGACTTGCTTCAGACTTACGTTCACACAAAAGACAACTTCATGTTAGTGTGTCACATCTCAGTTCGATGAGCTTCTGTAGAGATTAGGTACTGTAATCTGgatagtaatattttaatattttcatagcCTTTCCACGTTGTCAAGAAAACATGTTTTCACAAACAGTAGGCTAGAGTTGAGAAAGTAGACGCTGAAGTAAATGCTGAAGTGTGTTACTGGGACAAAATGCCATTTGTGGCTGCTAATTCTTCACGAATCATCGCACAAAGAGCTCACCATTATCAAGAAAATTTTTGATggtcaagaaaaataatttgcaaaatcCCTGTTCTTCTATTAGTTCAGCCATCCTCACCGAGCCTGCCACGGAGCTTCCACAGAACACACACCCAAAGCTCTACTGACTTGAACTGGATTCTCTGACGTCTCTGAAGGTCCCAAAGCAACTAAtgcactctctcctctctccctccctccctctttctctctcttccccacccccacatgcaCCCACTCTCCAGCCCTCCCACCTCTGTGGTGTAAAGCTACCACTAGCTATTCTGTGACCCACGTCTCGAAAGAACAGAGCTGGGTTAAGAAATACTCTGTTATTTGTAACCTTTTTATTAGTCATCAGCCATGAATGAGATTGATTTGTAAAAAGCTTACAAGCcatgcaaagacatggatggagctagagtgtatcatgccaaatgaaataagtcagagaacgACAAATACAAATGAcgtcactcttatgtggaatttaaggaacaaaacaaatgaacaaagcaagaaaaaagacaaaccaaaaagacACTCTTAActctatagagaacacactgatggttaccaggccACAGAGATTAAGGCGATGAGCACtggggtgttgtatggaagtgaattactatattgtacgcttgaaaataaacaaataaaaataaaaagctttcaagCCAGAAAAGTGATTTCTCAAGAGGTCATTTTTCCTTATGGGACTGAAAGTACCCATGTCACGGGTTTGCTGTGTTAGCAAGTGTTCACATGTACAATACCCCTTGGTGGCAATTAAATAGAGAAACTGGTATTATCATATATTCTTGGTACGGAAAGCCTTTTAGAGGGGAATTAGACAATATCTACTACGTTTTTAATATGCATATGCTTTGAACCAGCAACTGTACTTCTAGGCATCTAGAGAAATACTTGTATGGACAAATAATTCTACATTACGATATGGtaaaagcaaaaacttaaaaacataaaagtccATCAGTAAGGGTTGATTAGCAATACTAGCAATAGTACACAAAGTTAAGAATGAGGTCGAAGTAGTTCTACACATACTGAcaagggaaaacaaagcaaatctcAGGAGAACACATTGTACATATAAATCTACATGCGCAGAAATGAGTCCAGAAGGAGACCTCCCCCTCCCAAGCTGCTAACAGGGACCTTCTACGGAAGGGAGGGAGACTGGGGAGTTAGGGAGAGACAAGAGGGAAGAGAGTCAAGGGAACTTTATGTTGTATTATTTGAATGTTTAGAGATTTACTCGTCTACTTGtggggttgtttggtttttttttttgctttttaagtactTGTCAAATAGTCAGCACTAATGACAGTTCTTTACAAAGCCCTGGAAAGGGAACTAGGAAAACTTCTTTAcattctttaagtggaaaagtaTACAGGAATGGCACTCAGAGGCACTCATTCTGCTAAAAATGATCAGCTGCAGACTTTAGAGgaatcacttaacctctcagtcctggttttctcaactgtaaagtAAGGAGGTAGGGGTGATTTCTTTTGCGATGGTCCATCAGCTCAGCATTCTAAGATACATAGATGAGTAACTCGTAGTGAAATCAGAAATCACCCGCAAAAGAGGTCACCTTGCTTCACAAATACTTCATTTTCAGATCTTAGGAGACACAGCAAATATTTAATGGGATCAACACTGCTCACAGCAGTTTATGAAAACTATGAAAGGCAATTTGTATTTTAGATGTTTCCTAGAAGTTTATTTCAACATTCAAGATTTAGATTTGTTCTGCTAATCTGCTGCCTGAGCCCCACCTCTGACTGTCCTTCTTAGAAAGAGATCAGCTCTACCAAGGTTGGAAAGAAGGAGCTATAAACCATTCAGTTTAGATTATCAAACTGAGATCCTCTTGCTGATGTGATCACAACAACTGAAAGCTCACTTCAAGAGTGAACATTCTGAAAGAAATAGAGACTattcttctaggaatttgttaTCTGTAGGTAACTACAGTCTTCCACCAACAGTATCCTAAAAATGCAAAGGATATAGACACCCGTGACTTCTCTAGCTTTATTCGGCAATCTTGCCTTTCTTCAAtcttggagggggaaaaaaagtgacgATTTGATAAAAATCTATGTGAAAATCAGGTTTTTCCATACTTCAGCATAGAAACAATATCTAAGAATTTTGTCCAatcatttccccaccccctcaagattctctttccaaaaaccgttttgttttttggaggatAAGTAACACAGACTCAAACTATATTAGATTAAAGTAGAATTAAACAATGACTCAAAAGCTCAGGAAAAAAttcctgagaggaaaaaaaaattttttttaagattttatttatttatttgagagcgagagagagagcaagcgagagcacaagcagattggcaggcaaagggagagggagaagcaggctccccgctgaccagagagctccacatggggctcaaccccagaaccCCTGggatcctgagccgaaggcagacgcttaaccgactgagccacccaggaaccccgagagaaaaatatttaagaaaaaaaaaaatgcttggtgcacctggctggctcagtcagtggagcatgtgactcttgatctcggggttttgagtctgagccccatattgggtatggagattacttaaaaaaaaaaaaaaaaaaaaaggaaaaaaccttgCTGACAGCTAAATGATGAATCCCAGGAAATTCAtacccctttcctttcttctgctaggTTGTCCGCCAAGATTTGGGTTTGGAGGCTGAAGTGAAGACCCTCTCAGAAATGAATTTTGGAGGTCATCCTTAGTTCCATGCAAGAAATGAGCTAAAATTCCATATAAAAGAGGTCTGCAgcaggaagaaaaccaaaatcaattaaaattgcAGATATAGGAAAAGCTTAACTCTCTTCTTTAAGGTAGCCTCTACCACCAAAACGGCCAGGTAATTCTCCAGACTTAAAAGAGACAAGAGGCACAGCTACTATCCAAATCACAAACTAttcatgcttttttaaatttaagagtaCCATTTAACTCGAAAGACAATTAAAAAACCCATGTTAACAACTTAAACATCAACTAAACTGAAATACAATGTCAATCCATCAAGCCACAGGAATTCTGCCTTTCAACTTTCAAGTCCAGCTTGTGATTTCTCATTGCCTAGCCCTGTCTGATATACAAGAGGTATTCAGTAAACACTTACTGGGTGAATAAATCCTTGCCTAAAGTATGTCCCgaaagccagactgcctgggttcaaattctgacttccCCATATGACCTCAACAAGATTCTTAATGTCCCCAGCCTGATACatgtttcttcctctataaatgACGAAGAGTGTAGCCCTTACCTCCTAGGGTTGctgaggactaaatgagttaataaatacCAAGCGtttagaactgtgcctggcacatattaaatagtatataaatgttagctattcaGGAATTGAGTAAGAACTAACATTTTATAAGCTATTTTTAGGGAGGGAgggcaggttaaaaaaaaagctatttttacagtttacaaaacacTCTAACCTCACTCCATTTTATCCTCGCCTTGTGGATGTCCTAATCATCATCCCAGTTTATAAATGAGACCACCACAGCTCAGGGAAGAGTTGCTGGAGATTCCTCAGTAAGTAAACAAACTTTCTACTTGAACTTCAAGTCCCATATTCTTTTCATGACAATATTCTGCCTGGTGATTTCTATTAGTACCCCAGCACAAAAGGAAGCTACTTGCTGACAAATGAAGAGAGGTACAACAGAAATGGTTTCATTTCCAATCTCATCATTGAAGATacaatttcactgattttttcaAGCTATCTATTTAATAGTTGATGAGATAGTTTAAAGTATGACAATCCTTTCCTTTCAAAAAGTGGAGCCCAACTGCCCTCCCCTGGAGTGTGGGCTCAAGTCACTTCTATGAACCAAATAAGGTATTCAGTGACAGCGCTGTGCAACTTCCAAGACTAGGTCATAAAGCACTGTGTACGGTGGCTGCCTCTGTGCCTTCTCTTTGGGCCACTCTCTCTGTGGGAAGTCAGATGCCATGTCATGGGGACACTCGAGCTGTCCCAGGGAAAGGTATCCATGGGAGGAATGGGGGACTCGTGCAAGCAGCCACGTGAGCAAGCCACACAGAAGGGGATCCTGCAGCCCCAGCCGGGCCTTCAGATGAGGACCTCCCAGGCTACTTCGTAACTGGAATCTCCTGAGAAATGCAGAGCACCAGAACCACCCCGAGATTCCTGACCAACCACAGAtaataaatgattgttgtttcaagccacccaaTTCTGGGGCACTCGGTTATGCAGCAATAACTAACTGCTTGCATGCCAACCTCTTCAGCCCGTGAGGAAAGCAGGAAAGTAAGTTTCTATATGTAAGATGCCTCAACTCTTAGGAAAGAAATATCTTATATTGGAACTCTTATATCCAATAATGTAAGATCCAtccttttgtttaattttaaattcatggTTCCCAAAGAGCTAACTGGTTCAAGATTTTTAAGTTTGAACAATTTTGTTCTTAAATAACATCAATGaagttttaagatttaaaatttttaagattcagatacttttaaatattattagaaaatatatagCTTGCATATTTAACCCACAAATTTATGgatattaagattttttaaaataaaagttaaaaaaaagagaattttttttgaaGTCCAGGCTTATCATATCTTATTTGCAATGATGAAACACGAAAACTCTGAAAACTAGTTTTCTTCACAAATTTGGCACAAACTCAAAGGCTATTCTGACTTTATCCTACTTTGTGTAAAAATTCTTACGTTTTCCTGAAAAACATCTATGTATTTACAGAGAGCTACTTTGTGTTCACACCAGCACATATATCTAGTATTTGCTTTACTTTCTATATcacttttccccccagctttactgaggtataattgagaaataaagttgtaaggtatttaaagtgtacaacatgatgatttgctacacacacacacacacacacacacacaccgcgaAGGAATTCCCCTCATTGAGTTAAGTAACGTATCTATCACCTCACCcatttacttttgtgtgtgttactTTCATGGGTGAGAAAACATTTAgattctactctcttagcaaatttcaactATTCAatctgtattactttttaaaatctgaaaactttACAAtggagaggttttgtttttttgtttttatggaagtggagcccgacgtgggccttgaactcaagacctgagctgagattaagagtcagaagcttaaccaactaacCTGCCCAGACAGCGCtacaatgaaaatgttttaaacaaagcAGTAACTGCCTTTCAGAAAGCCATCTGTTGGCAGCATGAAGGTAAATTGGGAAAGAAAGTGACTCGAGACAGAGGAAGCAGACAGATGGCTTCTGAACAGTGCAGGGCAGTGGGAAGGACTAGGGAACCCGCAGAGTGACTGACTGGTAGAGAGAGGGTAAGGAGTCACAAATGTGCATGGACTCTGAGGTTAAGACCCAAATGGCTATATGAAGAACCTACAAGGGGGGTTTAAGAAGGTGAAAAGAACACATTTAATTTTTGGACACACTGAGTTTGTGATGCCAGCAGAAATGTGGGTCCGTAATTTAGGGGATCTGTCAGATTTAAAGCACGGAGGCATCATTAAAGACTCAGGCATACTTAGAAAAGTGGGCACGGGGACAGGAAGAAAAGTTTTATTAAGGACAAAACTTGGAGTGCTCATGATTTAAACGAACCCTAAAGGAGTCAATGAAGAAACTAAGAACACTATTAGCGACAGAAAAACTTAAGACAGTAAAGGTTcataaaagacaaatgacaaaacgTGTTTTAAGGGAGAATAGTCACTATTACAAAATGTGACAGAAACTGAAGTAAAACTGAGCTTCTCAAATTACAAATACAGATACACACCCACTCTTGGTGCCAGGGACTTGGGACAAAGTACAGGATAAAGGTGGCATACGATCCTGGAACATTAATTGTACAAAGATTTGTGAGAGAGTTCAATTTAAATGGTATGTCATTTATAACAGTTTTATAGTAAAACAAACAATTATAccatgaagcagaaagaaaaaaattcaagaaatttttAGAAAGGGAAAACTTAAGACTTCAAAGAAATTTTAGGGCGGGGGGCTGCTTTGAGCCTCCtaggtacaatttttttttttttttttttgcgccaTTCAGGGAACCTCTGGAAAAAGTTTAAGCAGCTCTGAGGTAGGAATAGAACTAAGAAACTAATAGAAAGTGGTCAGCCTTCTTTTCAAGAGCATAGTTTCAATATAAATGGTGAAGGAAGAATTTAATATGCAGAGAAGGCAAAAGAGGGGAGAATAACAAAATGAAAGCAGACAGTTGGTTTTCACTAAGTTCAGTGGTAAAAAGGAGTTGACCGGTTTTTCTGGAGATCTGAGTGTATTCCTAAGCAGAAGTGAAGGATACAATCAGGAGGAAGAGTTCATcatgaggaagaaaacaaatgacagagcaaagcctcagaagaaaaaaaggaatgcatcCAGAAGCCCAGAAGAGTGACCCTTAGTGAGACAGATGCTCAGGCCTCTGAAACCATGCGATTTTTAGCTCCAGAGAGCAGTGGCCTTGCCCCGTTTATTGCTACACACCTCGGATTTAGTGCAGTGTTAGACACATACTCGAACCAAATAAACACCTgctcaattaaaatgaaataaaaccactACTATGTGATTATGAGTCCAATACAATATCTAAAAACttactaagtttttatttttaaaaactttatttaaaaaaaacttcttacATTGTATTATCCTTTGATTCTTCAAATGCATTTAGTTCACGGATGAGAAACTGTCTGTCCAATGGAACTAGAGGTTGACCAGATTCTAGAGGAAAAATCATGAGTCTTTATTCATCTAAAAAGCACATATGATTTCAACCATTTACCAGTTATACAGATTTTTCAGATTTTGGAAGAGTGATGATGGCACAACCAAGGCAGATCCAACTGTATGGGATTTTACGATTTTCAAAATATCATTCTGTTATATGTATAACTTAATAGAGTTTaacacaaattaattttttaaatcccccAATTTTTGGTTGGGACCATGTTTCTGCATACTGGACTTCAGAAGTCTTTTTTGGAAGAAGCTTACAAATTAAACACAGGACAGTAACAATATTTGGTGGTAATTattctaaaagtaaaattaacCCAAATATGAAGTGCTAGCAAGGATACAAGGCAACTGGATACTCTCATATTTTGCTTCACTAGTAGGAGAGCAAAATGgtcaaccactttggaaaacagttgagCCGTTTCTTATAAAGGTAAGCATGTACTTACCACACAACCTGCAATCCCACTCTCGGCactttacccaagagaaatgaaagcttacCTTCACATAAAAACTcgtgtgaatgtttatagcagactGATAATTGCCAAAAACTACACACAACTGGCGATCAACTAATAGATAAATCGGCACAGCCATACAAAGGAATGctattcagggggaaaaaaccagCACAGCTGAATCtgaaatgcattatgctaagtgaaaggaagcAGACTCAAAAGGCTACATTCTGAATGGGCTCATTTATATGAcagtctggaaaaggcaaatgataggtacagaaaaaaacagatcagtggttgctaggggttgGGGTAGGTGAAGAAGTTGACTACAACAGGGCACAAAGAATGttttgaggtgataaaaatattctctaagTGATTGTAATTGAGGTGGTAGTTACACAACTGTATACTTTTgataaaattcatagaactgtatactaaaaaaaaaaaaaaaaaggtgtattgttaattatacctcagttttttaaaaaagccaagaCACTTAACATGAAACTTGACTACTGTGACTACATTTCATTCTAGGGAAGCCCAGGTTCAAGACCtaattcattatattttcataattttcttcttttctgagtgTTAACAGTATTACATCGCCATCTATAACAAACTGAGGAAAGTGGAGGCTGATACTGAAGATCCTTAAATCACTAAAAATCACCAGTCTTTATTCAGTTAAGGTATGTGCTTAACGTTAAATAAAAGATCcagaatattaataaaaaatctattaaatggAAAAGTTCCAACATCACAAAGAATTCATTCTCTTTTCCAAAATCTACTTCatggtctctttttttttggatgagGCATGACACAGTCTTAAAGCACAGATTAAACCTTTAACAAAGCAATCCTTCCAATCCCATTTCTCCCTCCAGCCCAAAGGAAAGTCTATCTTGATTAATGTGCATTCCTTTCAGTTATTTacttttcttcagaaataaaatataagagaTAAATGTCCCTTTAACTGCTCACCTCCTCCCCCCAACACCATTTCTCTCCTTCCTATCATTACAGTGAGTTTGGAGTTTACCTTCCCAATcctttttaagtaggttccaggccaagcacagagcccaaagcagggctcaaaccaatggccctgagatcaagagtcggacgcttaactgactgagcatcTGAaactgtgtgtatttttaaagcatatacaTAGAAAAAAGCTGGCAGCAAACAAGATAAAATGTAAACAACTTTTTATTCTCAGTATCAGGAAATACAGATGATTTTTCAAAGCACGCACTTAGTTTAAGTGTTTAGGTATCATTCTCCTCTACAATACAATAAGCCCCATGACAGCGTATTCAaagctatggaaagagctgaggaGATTTTTATGCCCCAGTCACTCGGATGACACTGTGTGATAATGGAATGAGATTTTCAGCCTAAACATTTTCTGAGAagtgagggaagggaaaaaacagaTTTTGTTTCAGGCAAGTAATAATAACCTCTTACCTGATATAAGGACAGATGCTGTGTACTTGTATTTGTTGAATTCCAGATACTCCCGAATTAGTTCATTAATTAGAAGGTTTTCATGAGACAATGGTGGTCGGGGTTCACTTTCATCATCTAGGGCACTGAAAACTTCAGCTCGGATCCTTGCTTTTAAAAGCCCTAATACTCCCCTTTTCTCCAACGTGTCCTTTAAAACTGTTAAACATAAAACATGAATGCTTCAATTGCAGAATAAATTTGGTTATTCTTAGGCAtactttgaagaaaaatgtttaaaaggtaAATGGCCTAATAGCCATTGTTTTGATCTAAACAATGTGCTGAATGGACGTTATCCGATTAGCATCatgtttgtaataaaaaataaagttctcaaGTTGCAATGATttgctattttaatatatttaagcaAATTCAAGTTTCTCTTTCTAGCATCCTCACTGTGGGAAGCTATAGTCTGGCATGCATCTTCAGTGAGGGAGGAAAAAACAGCACAGAATCAGCAGAATTATACTTGGCTTACTGGGGCCTGAAATTTACCCTGGCTCCTATATTTTCAAGAGCGTTTATCACTGCAGACAGGTTCCGTGTCACTAAAAACCTCTGGTCTAGAAAGATAATTACAGATAACAAGTACATCTCATAAAAGGAAGGAATTTGTTGTCTTCTGATAAAAACCTCTGATACCCAGAACCCTTGGGGAATGGCCCATTCTGAACAAAAAAGtgtttctttgggttttgtttgttttttaaagacaccTATGAGTAACTTCCTAAAAAAACTAGTAGGATTTTGAAATTGTAAGCCTAGATAGAAATCTAACACGTGGCTCTATCACTGCCATCTTAAAGAATCAGGGATATATATGCTGAATGTAATCTAACTTCTTCTTGATGAGCAAGGGTCATATTGTAATATTAGTTGTGATTATGAGATTTAACTATAAATACTAGTATGGACACTGATGGGGATACAGCTGAATTGGCATCATTccttgcagtggtctggaaccttTTTTTTTCACGTTGTCCCTAATGGCTAAATAAGAAATCCAGACAATCAACACATCTCACccacagtgcctagaacatagtaagagctcaataaatactacCTGGGAGCATTATAATACAGTACTATATACTATTGGTACATAAATTAATACTGTATTGTGCCCTGCCAAAGGCACCAAGTAagcacaccaaaataaaaaaaaaattcataaatggAGCCCAAGGAGCTTATCCATGTAGGCATAAACAtaaaatccctttattttttttttattttttttttaaagattttatttatttatttgacagagatagagacagccagcgagagagggaacacaagcaaggggagtgggagaggaagaagcaggctcctagcggaggagcctgatgtggggcttgatcccataacgccgggatcacgccctgagccgaaggcagacgcctaaccgctatgccacccaggcgccccaacataaaATCCCTTTAagatacaacaacaaaaac encodes the following:
- the CEP20 gene encoding centrosomal protein 20 isoform X5 codes for the protein MATVAELKAVLKDTLEKRGVLGLLKARIRAEVFSALDDESEPRPPLSHENLLINELIREYLEFNKYKYTASVLISDDHLRTEKGSSTNIEDPLVSQAVKR
- the CEP20 gene encoding centrosomal protein 20 isoform X1 codes for the protein MATVAELKAVLKDTLEKRGVLGLLKARIRAEVFSALDDESEPRPPLSHENLLINELIREYLEFNKYKYTASVLISESGQPLVPLDRQFLIRELNAFEESKDNTIPLLYGILAHFLHGTKDDLQNSFLRGSSLQPPNPNLGGQPSRRKERDDHLRTEKGSSTNIEDPLVSQAVKR
- the CEP20 gene encoding centrosomal protein 20 isoform X4; the encoded protein is MATVAELKAVLKDTLEKRGVLGLLKARIRAEVFSALDDESEPRPPLSHENLLINELIREYLEFNKYKYTASVLISESGQPLVPLDRQFLIRELNAFEESKDNTI
- the CEP20 gene encoding centrosomal protein 20 isoform X3 yields the protein MATVAELKAVLKDTLEKRGVLGLLKARIRAEVFSALDDESEPRPPLSHENLLINELIREYLEFNKYKYTASVLISESGQPLVPLDRQFLIRELNAFEESKDNTIPLLYGILAHFLHGTKDDLQNSFLRGSSLQPPNPNLGGQPSRRKERD
- the CEP20 gene encoding centrosomal protein 20 isoform X2, which codes for MATVAELKAVLKDTLEKRGVLGLLKARIRAEVFSALDDESEPRPPLSHENLLINELIREYLEFNKYKYTASVLISESGQPLVPLDRQFLIRELNAFEESKDNTIPLLYGILAHFLHGTKDDLQNSFLRGSSLQPPNPNLGGQPSRRKERGMNFLGFII